Proteins encoded in a region of the Solanum dulcamara chromosome 9, daSolDulc1.2, whole genome shotgun sequence genome:
- the LOC129904231 gene encoding VQ motif-containing protein 9 yields the protein MDKSCNSSGEGDSTATSASSSSSGNRDMYLKHLNKISHKISKPIRKPAFFDNQNPPQAQTQHAPPPLPPPPPAGPQNLQPQQQPPVYNINKSDFRDVVQKLTGSPAHERISTPPPIQQPKAASSRLQRIRPPPLAQISSRPPPFVNASNVSNNAVAGGGIGSGGGGFVGGQRPVQPQPLSPLPPFPAVHASAESPISAYMRFLQNSIASGSTDADTKRFSTGLSPLAPRWNNFGAPQQQPPFPPPQPLPLPHQQNIPPPSITSSFVLPPFPAFPSSPLPFGCLPSPRSPYGLLSPGLLLSPSRQLGFQQLPLSPTLPVASPKWKGI from the coding sequence ATGGATAAAAGCTGTAATTCTTCTGGTGAGGGTGATTCTACTGCTACTTCTGCAAGTAGTAGTAGCAGTGGTAATAGAGATATGTATTTGAAGCATCTCAACAAAATCTCTCATAAGATCTCTAAACCCATTAGGAAACCTGCTTTTTTTGACAACCAGAATCCGCCGCAGGCGCAGACCCAACACGCGCCACCGCCTCTTCCACCACCTCCTCCTGCCGGGCCGCAAAATTTGCAGCCACAGCAACAGCCGCCGGTGTATAATATTAACAAGAGTGATTTTAGGGATGTTGTTCAGAAGCTTACGGGTTCTCCTGCTCATGAAAGGATTTCGACTCCTCCGCCTATACAGCAACCTAAGGCTGCTAGTTCACGGTTGCAGAGGATCCGTCCTCCGCCGCTTGCTCAGATTAGCAGCCGCCCACCTCCGTTTGTGAATGCTTCTAATGTTTCTAATAACGCTGTTGCTGGTGGAGGTATCGGAAGCGGCGGCGGTGGATTTGTTGGCGGTCAACGGCCTGTTCAGCCACAACCGTTATCTCCTCTCCCACCGTTTCCGGCGGTGCATGCATCGGCAGAATCGCCGATCTCCGCTTACATGAGGTTTCTACAGAACTCAATCGCCTCTGGTTCGACTGATGCCGATACGAAGCGATTCTCCACTGGTCTATCACCACTAGCTCCGCGATGGAACAACTTTGGTGCGCCGCAGCAGCAGCCGCCATTTCCTCCTCCTCAGCCGCTTCCCCTGCCGCATCAACAGAACATTCCTCCGCCATCGATAACGTCTTCCTTTGTTTTACCACCATTTCCGGCTTTTCCGTCATCGCCGCTGCCGTTTGGGTGTTTGCCGTCGCCAAGGTCGCCGTACGGTTTGCTGTCTCCCGGTCTGCTGCTTTCACCGTCCCGTCAACTAGGGTTTCAGCAGCTCCCTCTGTCGCCGACACTTCCAGTGGCAAGCCCAAAGTGGAAGGGCATTTGA